One genomic region from Spirosoma sp. KCTC 42546 encodes:
- a CDS encoding UvrD-helicase domain-containing protein → MFKIYSSSAGSGKTYTLTKEYLKLALRPDAKDDYFRHILAVTFTNAAANEMKNRILERLSDIAGTKELPLLDELVVDLYGTPLHSDAFELDKAKLRQKASAVFKTILHRYADFSVTTIDSFTQRVVMAFTDELGLPYSFEVEMETDEVLELAIDNLIEKAGTEEMEEITTILSEYYTHAATEGKSWNQLPELLKEFGRNLTSDQFYDAVNAAQELSPGALRAIRLQLLEHNRQVETSIIDQGKRAWSLITSKGLDEEDFKGKKNSIAAYFKTIALTNFEKEPTATHRKQIEGDWYLPKTPLPTAAAIDSITDELCNCFDQIETIRSESSRQVTLFDCLLPHLQKLALLKQMRVEFDDLLRKDGRVHISEFNKKILSIVASEPVPFLYERLGTKYNHILIDEFQDTSRLQFANLLPLIENSLGAAHFNLAVGDGKQAIYRFRGGDMDQIVALHRQDLESLKVAHNPSSWTAERIGMLDGHLEPEILDTNWRSAEPIVRFNNDFFEFVARQFEYQHPKLADVFDAERQFHQKAQPKANKAGHVQLDFVDKDDELGKDLTTQMLETTIAHLEKSLAEGYQYGDIAILCRKKSHAKALANELNARQIPLVSADSLSLEFSDPVKWLITLMRVLQRPDLRMLRYELLYLFHRVVQGIFPDDVLTGKLRTVAENDISDVYEYLAAEGYPLDPYALGQLNPYELAERLTAQFGLFNQAEHNPFLFRFLDEVLTFNQKRSGHLSDFLVYWDSVRQKISVEGNARNAVSIQTIHKSKGLEFPVVIIPFANWRVEPINESTIWLDLAGVRTDTLAHSTDTGPLTRLLSAPSNTTSKLRSAPASVAAQYEEELTRTFIENMNLLYVAFTRPTDRLYIIAKAADFDKIGNQKDVSYWLHAFLRDSEVARNCGCAWEKGRTSYEISLCADSFPHHQLDETLDEIFLDDVVSGNRGQDMQLRRLADRMFDVATFERTRERDRKLCAALSLIKGPEMIDAVLRQLVSEGLIRKIECELLKQALLAIVLHPALTSLFDSTLRIDTDRSILSSKRMHGAPHRVVHYPDGHIVLVQYESLPGKENSLPTNPVSTLRYFTNLYREMGYPEVEGRLVYLADEPEVVRVV, encoded by the coding sequence ATGTTTAAAATCTACAGTTCTTCGGCAGGGTCGGGTAAGACGTACACGCTTACAAAGGAGTACCTGAAACTGGCGCTACGGCCAGATGCGAAGGACGACTATTTTCGGCATATTCTGGCGGTGACGTTTACCAACGCAGCTGCCAACGAAATGAAGAACCGGATTCTAGAACGGCTCTCCGACATTGCCGGGACGAAAGAATTGCCTCTGCTGGATGAGTTAGTCGTTGACCTCTATGGCACACCCCTACACAGCGATGCCTTTGAGCTAGATAAGGCCAAATTGCGCCAGAAAGCCTCAGCTGTTTTCAAAACCATTCTGCACCGGTACGCCGATTTCAGCGTTACCACCATTGACTCCTTTACGCAGCGGGTGGTAATGGCATTTACCGACGAGCTTGGCCTTCCCTACTCGTTTGAGGTGGAAATGGAAACCGATGAAGTACTCGAACTCGCCATCGATAACCTGATTGAAAAGGCAGGTACGGAGGAAATGGAGGAAATTACGACCATTCTGAGCGAGTATTATACCCACGCGGCCACAGAAGGAAAAAGCTGGAATCAACTCCCCGAGTTACTCAAAGAATTTGGCCGAAACCTCACCTCCGATCAGTTTTATGATGCAGTGAATGCTGCCCAGGAATTATCGCCGGGTGCGTTGCGGGCTATTCGCCTACAATTGCTCGAGCATAATCGACAGGTAGAAACGTCCATTATTGACCAGGGGAAACGGGCCTGGTCGCTGATTACCAGCAAGGGGCTTGACGAAGAAGATTTTAAAGGTAAGAAGAACAGTATTGCGGCTTATTTTAAGACTATTGCCCTTACCAACTTCGAGAAAGAGCCAACGGCTACCCACCGGAAACAGATTGAGGGTGACTGGTATTTGCCTAAAACGCCACTACCAACAGCAGCAGCCATTGATAGCATTACAGATGAGTTATGTAATTGCTTTGATCAGATCGAAACGATTCGCTCAGAAAGCAGTCGGCAGGTGACGTTGTTCGATTGCTTATTACCGCATTTGCAGAAATTGGCGTTACTGAAGCAAATGCGGGTGGAGTTCGATGACCTGCTTCGAAAAGATGGGCGGGTGCATATTTCGGAGTTCAATAAGAAAATTTTGAGCATTGTTGCGTCGGAGCCGGTACCTTTTTTGTACGAGCGACTGGGCACGAAGTACAACCACATCCTGATCGATGAATTTCAGGATACCTCCCGGCTACAGTTTGCCAACCTGTTACCGCTTATTGAAAACTCACTGGGTGCGGCTCATTTTAACCTCGCGGTTGGCGATGGCAAACAGGCAATATACCGGTTCCGGGGGGGCGATATGGACCAGATTGTGGCCTTACATCGGCAGGATCTGGAAAGTCTGAAAGTAGCACATAACCCCAGTTCCTGGACGGCCGAGCGAATTGGTATGCTCGACGGACATCTGGAGCCCGAAATTCTGGACACGAACTGGCGGAGCGCGGAGCCAATTGTGCGATTCAATAATGACTTTTTTGAGTTCGTCGCTCGCCAATTTGAGTATCAGCACCCAAAATTGGCTGATGTATTCGATGCCGAACGCCAGTTTCATCAGAAAGCGCAACCGAAAGCAAACAAGGCCGGACATGTACAACTAGACTTTGTTGATAAAGACGACGAACTTGGTAAAGACCTAACCACCCAAATGCTCGAAACAACCATCGCGCATCTGGAAAAGTCGTTGGCCGAGGGGTACCAATACGGTGATATTGCCATTCTGTGTCGCAAAAAATCGCACGCCAAAGCCTTAGCTAATGAATTGAACGCCCGCCAGATTCCCCTGGTGTCGGCAGACTCGTTGTCGCTGGAGTTTTCGGATCCGGTCAAATGGCTCATTACGCTCATGCGTGTACTTCAGCGTCCTGATCTACGCATGCTTCGGTACGAATTGTTGTATCTGTTCCATCGGGTGGTGCAGGGCATTTTCCCGGACGATGTGCTGACGGGGAAACTACGAACTGTAGCTGAAAATGATATTTCGGATGTATATGAATACCTAGCTGCAGAAGGTTACCCACTTGATCCCTACGCCTTAGGGCAGTTGAATCCCTACGAACTGGCAGAGCGATTAACGGCCCAGTTCGGACTTTTTAATCAGGCTGAACATAATCCGTTTCTGTTTCGATTCCTGGATGAAGTATTAACCTTCAATCAAAAACGGAGTGGACACCTGAGCGATTTTTTGGTGTACTGGGATAGTGTTCGACAAAAGATTTCGGTGGAAGGGAATGCCCGGAATGCGGTAAGTATTCAAACAATTCACAAATCGAAGGGGCTGGAATTCCCTGTTGTGATTATCCCATTCGCGAACTGGCGTGTGGAGCCGATTAACGAGAGTACGATCTGGCTCGACCTGGCCGGCGTTCGAACCGATACGCTGGCGCATTCAACCGATACCGGACCGCTTACCCGTCTACTGTCTGCCCCCTCGAACACGACTAGCAAACTGCGCAGTGCACCAGCGTCGGTAGCGGCCCAATACGAAGAGGAACTAACGCGCACGTTCATCGAAAATATGAACCTGCTTTATGTGGCTTTCACCCGCCCCACGGACCGACTGTATATCATTGCCAAGGCAGCTGATTTCGATAAAATCGGCAACCAGAAAGACGTAAGCTACTGGCTGCATGCATTTCTGCGTGATAGCGAAGTGGCCCGTAATTGCGGCTGTGCCTGGGAGAAAGGCCGAACCAGCTACGAAATCAGTCTGTGCGCCGATTCGTTTCCGCACCACCAACTGGATGAAACGCTTGACGAGATTTTCCTGGACGATGTTGTCAGTGGGAATCGAGGGCAGGATATGCAACTGCGTCGGCTAGCCGACCGAATGTTTGACGTAGCAACGTTTGAACGTACCCGAGAACGGGATCGTAAACTATGTGCAGCCCTGAGCCTGATCAAAGGCCCTGAAATGATTGACGCAGTACTTCGGCAACTCGTAAGTGAAGGGCTAATTCGTAAGATAGAATGCGAACTATTGAAGCAGGCTTTACTGGCAATTGTCTTACACCCAGCTTTAACATCTCTTTTTGACTCCACCCTTCGGATTGATACCGATCGGAGTATTTTGAGTAGCAAACGAATGCACGGAGCCCCACATCGGGTAGTACATTACCCCGATGGCCACATTGTTCTGGTGCAATATGAGTCTTTGCCCGGTAAGGAAAATTCACTACCTACGAATCCGGTCAGTACGCTACGGTACTTTACCAATTTGTACCGGGAAATGGGTTATCCTGAAGTTGAGGGCAGGTTAGTGTATCTTGCCGATGAACCCGAAGTAGTGCGAGTGGTTTAA
- a CDS encoding phosphatase PAP2 family protein, giving the protein MMKKRTNSLDVARFKKHIISSLFILHCSLFIQPTFAQSPYQLKTSREVTWMGVGAVSLGASVALSHSIEPLTQAEISALSPDDINALDRKAVYRWSSSADRLSDVTLAGNFALAGLLTVGTKSMRQDIKTVGVMFIETMLIANGIERTVKGITQRTRPFVYNPSAPMDEKLTRDARQSFFSGHATNAFATAVFTSEVFRHYFPHSKLKPVVWVGSLGLATATAVLRYEGGLHYPSDLLAGAAFGSLVGWGIPKLHEVKNKSELGRRLDIQPWSTGFSNGIYMRLAVFSR; this is encoded by the coding sequence ATGATGAAAAAACGCACGAATAGCCTGGATGTAGCCCGATTTAAAAAACATATTATCTCATCATTATTCATTCTACATTGTTCACTATTCATTCAACCAACCTTTGCCCAGTCCCCTTACCAGCTCAAAACGAGTCGGGAAGTTACGTGGATGGGCGTAGGGGCGGTGTCTTTGGGAGCTTCGGTTGCCCTAAGTCATAGCATTGAGCCACTGACACAAGCTGAGATTAGTGCCCTTAGCCCCGATGATATCAATGCACTGGATCGGAAGGCAGTTTATCGCTGGTCTAGCTCGGCCGACCGTCTAAGTGACGTTACGCTGGCCGGTAATTTTGCTCTCGCTGGCCTGCTTACTGTTGGAACAAAGTCAATGCGACAGGATATTAAAACAGTGGGAGTGATGTTCATTGAAACAATGCTGATTGCAAACGGCATTGAACGAACCGTGAAAGGCATAACGCAACGTACCCGACCCTTTGTGTATAATCCGTCGGCCCCTATGGATGAAAAACTTACCCGAGATGCCCGACAGTCGTTTTTTTCGGGTCATGCGACCAATGCATTTGCTACCGCCGTTTTCACGAGCGAAGTGTTTCGCCATTATTTTCCTCATTCTAAATTAAAGCCTGTTGTTTGGGTAGGTTCACTGGGATTGGCTACGGCCACGGCTGTGTTGCGTTATGAGGGTGGGCTGCACTATCCGTCTGATCTACTAGCTGGTGCCGCCTTCGGCTCATTAGTAGGCTGGGGTATTCCAAAACTGCATGAAGTGAAAAACAAGAGCGAACTCGGGCGTAGACTGGATATTCAGCCCTGGAGTACGGGTTTTTCCAATGGAATTTACATGCGGTTGGCCGTGTTTTCGCGTTAA
- the metF gene encoding methylenetetrahydrofolate reductase [NAD(P)H] translates to MTKITDHIKAANGKPIFSIEVIPPIKGDNLKNLLDNIEPLMEFKPPFIDVTYHREEYIERPLPDGTIQKIVTRKRPGTVGICSAIMHRFGVDPVPHVLCGGFSREETEDFLIDLHYLGIDNALVLRGDPAKPFTTFKAKENGYTYASELVEQVANMNRGMYLHEEDTPLAPSNFCIGVAAYPEKHFEAVNHDSDFHYLKQKIDKGADYIVTQMFFDNKKYLDFVDRCRQEGITVPIIPGLKPLSTRKQIQILPKLFHLELPEDLVKMVEACENDQQARQVGVEWCIQQCRELVAAGAPVLHFYTMGKADNVIKIAREIF, encoded by the coding sequence ATGACAAAAATTACCGACCACATTAAGGCTGCTAACGGCAAACCGATTTTTTCGATTGAAGTAATTCCACCGATCAAAGGGGATAATCTGAAGAACCTGCTCGACAACATCGAGCCGCTGATGGAGTTCAAGCCACCTTTCATTGACGTAACCTACCATCGTGAAGAATACATCGAACGGCCGTTGCCCGACGGCACTATCCAGAAAATTGTAACGCGTAAACGGCCGGGTACGGTAGGGATCTGTTCGGCTATTATGCACCGTTTCGGCGTTGATCCAGTACCCCATGTCCTTTGTGGTGGTTTCTCCCGCGAAGAAACTGAAGATTTTCTGATCGACCTGCATTATTTGGGCATCGATAACGCCTTGGTGCTCAGGGGTGATCCGGCGAAACCGTTCACGACTTTTAAAGCCAAAGAGAATGGCTATACATACGCCAGCGAATTAGTGGAACAGGTGGCCAACATGAACCGGGGAATGTATTTGCATGAAGAAGATACCCCCTTGGCTCCCAGTAACTTCTGTATCGGCGTAGCGGCTTATCCCGAAAAACATTTTGAAGCCGTTAACCACGACAGTGATTTTCATTACCTCAAACAGAAAATCGACAAAGGCGCCGATTACATCGTGACGCAGATGTTTTTCGACAATAAGAAGTATCTGGATTTTGTGGACCGATGTCGTCAGGAAGGCATTACCGTGCCAATTATTCCGGGACTGAAACCCCTTAGTACGCGCAAACAAATCCAGATTTTACCGAAGCTTTTCCATCTGGAATTACCCGAAGACCTGGTTAAGATGGTTGAAGCCTGCGAGAATGATCAGCAGGCCCGGCAAGTAGGCGTAGAGTGGTGCATTCAGCAATGCCGTGAACTTGTAGCTGCCGGTGCGCCAGTGTTGCACTTCTATACGATGGGAAAAGCTGATAATGTGATTAAAATTGCAAGGGAGATATTCTAG